The proteins below are encoded in one region of Streptomyces roseirectus:
- a CDS encoding SGNH/GDSL hydrolase family protein, translating into MTTHPLKRRAALIAAATALLAAPVTGTADAAPTAVTTQAHTPGRVKDDGDTVRHSWPGVYFEATVRGTGVGIVLKDSAADYDVQIDGATVATLVTPGDRTHWISGLQDRTHSVRLVKRNDTPWSTSTFGGFLAAPGGAVLARPAARARQIEFIGDSLTVGYGNLSTSRTCTGDQLRRTTNTDVSYGALTARRLNADYQVNAYSGLGMVRNYGGGSPDVAYRTYYDRALLNQPGDVWQNPGTWRPQVVVVHLGTNDFSTPVQAGEPWTPESLAAGYRAAYGDFLRKLRTRYGSNTVLVAVGAGQFAGHVEQVVKARNDAGDSRVRSWFLDSAGLDFLGCDWHYSAHDDRVIADRLTPYLASLPTGW; encoded by the coding sequence GTGACGACCCACCCCCTCAAACGGCGCGCGGCCCTGATCGCCGCGGCGACCGCCCTGCTCGCGGCACCGGTCACCGGCACGGCGGACGCCGCCCCGACCGCGGTGACCACCCAGGCGCACACCCCCGGACGTGTCAAGGACGACGGCGACACCGTCCGCCACAGCTGGCCCGGCGTGTACTTCGAGGCCACCGTCCGGGGCACCGGCGTGGGCATCGTGCTGAAGGACTCGGCCGCCGACTACGACGTCCAGATCGACGGCGCCACCGTCGCGACCCTCGTCACGCCCGGCGACCGGACGCACTGGATCAGCGGCCTCCAGGACCGCACGCACAGCGTCCGGCTCGTCAAACGCAACGACACTCCGTGGTCCACCAGCACCTTCGGCGGCTTCCTCGCCGCGCCCGGCGGCGCCGTCCTCGCCAGACCCGCCGCCCGCGCCCGGCAGATCGAGTTCATCGGCGACTCCCTCACCGTCGGCTACGGCAACCTCTCCACCTCCCGCACCTGCACCGGCGACCAACTGCGGCGCACCACCAACACCGACGTGAGCTACGGCGCCCTCACCGCCCGCAGGCTGAACGCCGACTACCAGGTCAACGCCTACTCGGGCCTCGGCATGGTCCGCAACTACGGCGGGGGCTCCCCGGACGTCGCCTACCGCACCTACTACGACCGCGCGCTGCTCAACCAGCCCGGCGACGTCTGGCAGAACCCCGGCACCTGGCGCCCCCAGGTCGTGGTCGTCCACCTCGGCACCAACGACTTCTCCACCCCCGTCCAGGCGGGCGAGCCGTGGACTCCCGAAAGCCTCGCGGCCGGCTACCGCGCCGCCTACGGCGACTTCCTGCGCAAGCTGCGCACCCGCTACGGCAGCAACACCGTCCTCGTGGCCGTCGGCGCCGGCCAGTTCGCCGGTCACGTCGAACAGGTCGTCAAGGCACGCAACGACGCCGGCGACAGCCGGGTGCGCTCCTGGTTCCTCGACAGTGCGGGCCTGGACTTCCTCGGCTGCGACTGGCACTACTCGGCCCACGACGACCGCGTCATCGCCGACCGCCTCACCCCCTACCTCGCGAGCCTCCCCACGGGCTGGTGA
- a CDS encoding phytanoyl-CoA dioxygenase family protein has product MSTSKQLLTSVEMARFVARGFLRLDGVVPPEINERAVAALEQGLPGVPYGTPLAEAFAPDTFVHDLLAVPAVAGAVESLVGPGPTVDHHAVHVREPHEGQAQPLHGDAIIDVRPDAFDIQLMYYPHEVTADMGGTLSVPGSHLRRINETDVGRVQNLRGQTRLTCPAGTVVVVHHGIWHSGRRNDTARRRYMFKLRLNPTVPQVRLWDLADLHDPAVNAELGAWLPWYEQATGRLEIYNRVLLWRALTGDDTFDVDHWVTRVSNRPALRSHA; this is encoded by the coding sequence ATGTCAACCAGCAAGCAACTCCTGACGTCGGTCGAGATGGCACGGTTCGTCGCGCGGGGATTCCTGCGGCTGGACGGGGTGGTGCCCCCGGAGATCAACGAACGGGCCGTCGCCGCCCTGGAACAGGGCCTGCCCGGCGTGCCCTACGGCACCCCGCTCGCCGAGGCGTTCGCCCCGGACACCTTCGTTCACGACCTGCTCGCCGTCCCGGCCGTCGCGGGCGCCGTCGAGAGCCTGGTCGGCCCCGGCCCGACCGTCGACCACCACGCCGTGCACGTGCGCGAACCCCACGAGGGACAGGCACAGCCGCTGCACGGGGACGCCATCATCGACGTCCGCCCGGACGCCTTCGACATCCAGCTCATGTACTACCCGCACGAGGTCACCGCCGACATGGGCGGCACCCTCAGCGTCCCCGGCAGCCATCTGCGCCGGATCAACGAGACCGACGTCGGCCGCGTCCAGAACCTCCGCGGCCAGACCCGGCTGACCTGCCCGGCCGGCACGGTCGTCGTCGTCCACCACGGCATCTGGCACAGCGGCCGGCGCAACGACACCGCGCGGCGGCGCTACATGTTCAAACTCCGCCTCAACCCGACCGTGCCGCAGGTGCGGCTGTGGGACCTCGCCGACCTCCACGACCCCGCGGTGAACGCGGAACTCGGCGCCTGGCTCCCCTGGTACGAGCAGGCCACCGGACGGCTGGAGATCTACAACCGCGTCCTGCTGTGGCGGGCCCTGACCGGCGACGACACCTTCGACGTCGACCACTGGGTCACCCGCGTCAGCAACCGCCCCGCCCTCAGGAGCCACGCATGA
- a CDS encoding AraC family transcriptional regulator yields MDHVTLRLDGPPEVVAAGVGVHGVAADHDVFRLPDLWQLHLYHYEGALSLGRSVHPIRPGHVSLVPPDTEVRFRYRGRSEHVYAHLRLPGGGSERTVPVMQDAAADSPRLADLLRRAVTAVPTSPARASAEVWTALWRIADLPGRDADGGEHPFVAAARAYVEQHLAGPLTVPEVARAVGISHTRLTRVFRAETGLTVVAYVRHRRLQRARHLLQSSTLSITAVAAAVGIADLQAFNKACRRELGASPRAVRAAGA; encoded by the coding sequence GTGGATCATGTGACGCTCCGCCTCGACGGGCCGCCCGAGGTCGTCGCCGCCGGTGTCGGCGTGCACGGTGTCGCGGCCGACCACGACGTCTTCCGGCTGCCGGACCTGTGGCAGCTGCACCTCTACCACTACGAGGGCGCGCTGTCGCTGGGGCGTTCGGTGCACCCCATCCGCCCCGGCCATGTCAGCCTCGTCCCACCGGACACGGAGGTCCGCTTCCGCTACCGGGGCCGCTCGGAGCACGTGTACGCGCATCTGCGGCTGCCGGGCGGCGGGAGCGAGCGGACGGTGCCGGTGATGCAGGACGCGGCGGCCGACAGCCCGCGCCTGGCCGACCTGCTGCGGCGCGCGGTGACGGCCGTGCCGACGTCTCCCGCGCGCGCCTCGGCGGAGGTGTGGACGGCCCTGTGGCGCATCGCCGACCTGCCGGGGCGGGACGCGGACGGCGGCGAGCACCCTTTCGTGGCCGCCGCGCGGGCGTATGTCGAGCAGCATCTGGCGGGGCCGCTGACCGTGCCGGAGGTCGCGCGGGCCGTCGGGATCTCCCACACGCGGCTGACGCGGGTGTTCCGTGCGGAGACCGGCCTGACCGTCGTCGCGTACGTCCGCCACCGGCGGCTTCAGCGGGCCCGGCATCTGCTCCAGTCGTCCACGCTGTCCATCACCGCCGTCGCGGCGGCCGTGGGGATCGCCGATCTCCAGGCGTTCAACAAGGCGTGCCGGCGTGAGCTGGGGGCGAGTCCGAGGGCGGTGCGGGCGGCGGGGGCCTGA
- a CDS encoding MMPL family transporter, translating into MTTPPSPDGATHVQPKPRQPPGPSPRGPLPPTGRFAHLAGWAQRHRRTALLIWLAVLIAVTLGSRAAGSAYENDFALPGTDSQAATDLLTQHGSAQAGDSVEIVLKDERGIAAAEAAVTRMLAEVARLPGVAEVRSPYTDTAAVSEDGTIGYATVTLDAKAEAVPKEDVAAIIDTARAAGTDGLRVEAGGEAVRGAEEKGSPVAELAGVVAALVILGLLFGSLVAAAVPLLTALFAVGSALGLIVLASHVFTVADFTPPITMLVGLGVGVDYALLIFYRYRHELTRGADPDTAGRTALDAAGRTVFFAGCTVIIALLGLVALGLGSLQGVALALALTVLTTMAASLLLLPALLALFGRRIQRHVLSHAERASAKGAAEGRRWRALASAVQRRPLPSLMVAVLALLALSAPALGMRLGFADAGNDPATTTSRKAYDLLAEGFGPGFNGPLIAVAHTAQAAQDGAATGAAVRTALAATDGVAAASPAILSEDGALATVIVHPDTAPQDEGTTALLNRLRDDVAPRVKDDTGATLLVGGATAASQDFADTVSKRLPLFVAVVVGLSSLLLLLVFRSVLIPVKAALLNLLSITAALGAMTLVFQHGAFGVQPGPVEAFLPVLVFAIVFGLSMDYEVFLVSRMREEWERTKDHSLAVREGLASTGKVITAAGAIMIVVFGAFMLSADRMLQQFGLGLAVAILVDALVIRCLIVPALMQLMGRWAWWLPAPLARRLPEVALERPAQS; encoded by the coding sequence ATGACCACACCACCCTCCCCGGACGGGGCGACGCACGTCCAACCGAAGCCGAGGCAGCCACCCGGCCCCTCCCCGCGCGGCCCGCTCCCGCCCACCGGCCGGTTCGCGCACCTCGCCGGCTGGGCGCAGCGCCACCGCCGGACCGCCCTGCTGATCTGGCTCGCCGTCCTCATCGCGGTCACCCTCGGCTCGCGGGCCGCCGGCTCCGCCTACGAGAACGACTTCGCCCTCCCCGGCACCGACTCCCAGGCCGCCACCGACCTGCTCACCCAGCACGGCTCGGCCCAGGCCGGCGACAGCGTCGAGATCGTCCTCAAGGACGAACGCGGCATCGCCGCCGCCGAGGCGGCCGTCACCAGGATGCTCGCCGAGGTCGCCCGGCTGCCCGGCGTCGCCGAGGTGCGCAGCCCCTACACCGACACCGCCGCCGTCTCCGAGGACGGCACCATCGGCTACGCCACCGTCACCCTCGACGCGAAGGCCGAGGCGGTGCCCAAGGAGGACGTCGCCGCGATCATCGACACCGCGCGCGCCGCCGGGACGGACGGCCTGCGGGTCGAGGCCGGCGGCGAGGCCGTGCGGGGCGCCGAGGAGAAGGGCAGCCCGGTCGCGGAACTGGCCGGCGTCGTCGCCGCCCTGGTCATCCTCGGGCTGCTCTTCGGCTCCCTGGTGGCGGCCGCCGTACCGCTGCTGACGGCCCTGTTCGCGGTCGGCTCGGCGCTCGGCCTGATCGTGCTGGCCTCGCACGTCTTCACCGTCGCCGACTTCACCCCGCCCATCACGATGCTCGTCGGACTCGGCGTCGGCGTCGACTACGCCCTGCTGATCTTCTACCGCTACCGGCACGAACTCACCCGGGGCGCGGACCCGGACACGGCCGGCCGCACGGCCCTGGACGCCGCCGGACGCACCGTGTTCTTCGCCGGCTGCACCGTGATCATCGCCCTCCTCGGCCTGGTCGCCCTCGGCCTCGGCTCGCTCCAGGGCGTGGCCCTCGCGCTGGCCCTGACCGTGCTGACCACCATGGCCGCCTCGCTGCTCCTGCTGCCCGCGCTGCTGGCGCTCTTCGGCCGCCGCATCCAGCGGCACGTCCTCAGTCACGCCGAGCGAGCCTCGGCCAAGGGTGCCGCCGAGGGCCGCCGCTGGCGGGCCCTCGCCTCGGCCGTGCAGCGCCGCCCGCTGCCGTCCCTCATGGTCGCCGTCCTCGCGCTGCTCGCCCTGTCCGCCCCGGCCCTCGGCATGCGCCTCGGCTTCGCCGACGCGGGCAACGACCCGGCGACGACGACCTCACGCAAGGCGTACGACCTGCTCGCCGAGGGCTTCGGCCCCGGCTTCAACGGCCCCCTGATCGCCGTCGCCCACACAGCGCAAGCGGCGCAGGACGGCGCCGCGACCGGCGCGGCCGTCCGCACGGCCCTCGCCGCCACCGACGGCGTCGCGGCCGCGAGCCCCGCGATCCTCTCCGAGGACGGCGCCCTGGCCACCGTCATCGTCCACCCCGACACCGCGCCGCAGGACGAGGGCACCACCGCCCTCCTGAACCGGCTGCGCGACGACGTCGCCCCGAGGGTGAAGGACGACACCGGCGCCACCCTCCTCGTCGGCGGAGCCACCGCCGCCTCCCAGGACTTCGCCGACACCGTGTCGAAGCGGCTGCCGCTCTTCGTGGCCGTCGTCGTCGGCCTCTCCTCGCTGCTGCTCCTGCTGGTGTTCCGGTCGGTCCTGATCCCCGTCAAGGCGGCCCTGCTCAACCTGCTGTCCATCACCGCCGCGCTCGGCGCCATGACCCTCGTCTTCCAGCACGGCGCGTTCGGGGTGCAGCCGGGCCCGGTCGAGGCGTTCCTGCCGGTGCTGGTCTTCGCGATCGTGTTCGGGCTGTCCATGGACTACGAGGTGTTCCTCGTCTCGCGGATGCGCGAGGAGTGGGAGCGAACGAAGGACCACTCCCTCGCGGTGAGGGAAGGGCTCGCCTCCACCGGGAAGGTCATCACGGCGGCCGGGGCCATCATGATCGTGGTGTTCGGCGCGTTCATGCTGAGCGCCGACCGGATGCTCCAGCAGTTCGGCCTCGGCCTCGCGGTCGCGATCCTGGTGGACGCCCTCGTCATCCGCTGCCTGATCGTCCCCGCGCTCATGCAGCTGATGGGCCGATGGGCCTGGTGGCTGCCCGCCCCGCTCGCCCGCCGCCTGCCCGAAGTCGCGCTCGAACGCCCCGCCCAGAGCTGA
- a CDS encoding response regulator, producing the protein MIRVLLADDQRLVRAGFGSILADEDDIEVVGEAADGHAALAACRELAPDVVLMDVRMPGMDGLEAARAIAADERLAAVKVVILTTFDLDDYVYGALRAGATGFLVKDTEPEELLHAVRVAARGDALISPSVTRRLIAEFAGRADGPRPDARLDALTSREREVMRLVAAGLTNDEIAARLVLSPSTAKTHVSRIMTKLGARDRSQVVVLAYESGLVTPGRPTG; encoded by the coding sequence ATGATCAGGGTCCTGCTGGCCGACGACCAGCGACTCGTCCGGGCCGGATTCGGCTCCATCCTCGCCGACGAGGACGACATCGAGGTGGTCGGCGAGGCCGCCGACGGCCACGCCGCCCTCGCGGCCTGCCGCGAACTCGCCCCGGACGTCGTCCTGATGGACGTCCGCATGCCCGGCATGGACGGCCTCGAAGCCGCCCGCGCGATCGCCGCCGACGAACGCCTGGCCGCGGTGAAGGTCGTCATCCTGACCACCTTCGACCTCGACGACTACGTGTACGGGGCGCTGCGCGCCGGCGCGACCGGCTTCCTGGTCAAGGACACCGAACCGGAGGAACTGCTGCACGCGGTCCGCGTCGCCGCCCGGGGCGACGCCCTGATCAGCCCGTCCGTCACCCGGCGGCTCATCGCCGAGTTCGCCGGCCGCGCCGACGGCCCGCGCCCCGACGCCCGCCTCGACGCCCTCACCAGCCGGGAACGCGAGGTCATGCGGCTGGTCGCGGCCGGCCTCACCAACGACGAGATCGCCGCCCGCCTCGTCCTGTCCCCGTCCACGGCCAAGACCCACGTCAGCCGGATCATGACGAAACTCGGCGCGCGCGACCGCTCCCAGGTCGTCGTCCTCGCCTACGAGTCCGGCCTCGTCACCCCGGGCCGGCCCACCGGCTGA
- a CDS encoding sensor histidine kinase → MSLSDRLRVNADAVLALGTFGLVAFAEGRQVGEGRAEFGAWVFVVVVCAALPYRRRYPVAVGWFTALATGAYYLVSDTDGPLVVVPVVALYALAAGGRLWDAVAVAGAMVGGVFGASFGGGDISGTAVFMLAGWLVAVVALGTVRHGRAAHAEEVARLRATEERLRIARDLHDVIGHHISMVNVQASAALHRLKKDPAQAEEALGAIKAGSKEALRELRATLGVLRQADEAAPTSPAPGLARLQDLADAAEPAGLAVRIARTGTERPLPAPVDLAAYRIVQESLTNAARHSGAGHVDVHLAYGDGQLTLTVEDDGPGTVPREQNTGTGIAGMTERARTLGGDLTAGPRPAGGFTVRARLPYRSTAQPTQGSDR, encoded by the coding sequence GTGTCCCTTTCCGATCGTCTCCGTGTCAACGCCGATGCCGTGCTCGCGCTCGGCACGTTCGGGCTGGTGGCGTTCGCCGAGGGGCGGCAAGTGGGGGAGGGGCGGGCGGAGTTCGGGGCGTGGGTGTTTGTTGTGGTGGTGTGTGCGGCTCTGCCGTACAGGCGTCGGTATCCGGTGGCTGTGGGGTGGTTCACGGCGCTTGCGACCGGCGCTTACTACCTGGTGAGCGACACCGACGGGCCGTTGGTGGTGGTGCCGGTCGTGGCGCTGTACGCGCTTGCCGCAGGCGGGCGGTTGTGGGATGCCGTCGCGGTGGCGGGGGCGATGGTGGGTGGGGTGTTCGGGGCTAGTTTTGGGGGTGGGGACATCAGTGGGACGGCGGTGTTCATGCTGGCCGGGTGGCTTGTTGCTGTTGTGGCGTTGGGGACTGTGCGGCACGGCCGGGCGGCGCATGCCGAGGAGGTGGCGCGGTTGAGGGCGACCGAGGAACGGCTGCGGATCGCGCGTGACCTGCATGACGTCATCGGTCATCACATCTCGATGGTCAACGTGCAGGCGAGCGCGGCCCTGCACCGGCTGAAGAAGGACCCCGCGCAGGCCGAAGAGGCGCTGGGCGCGATCAAGGCGGGCAGCAAGGAGGCCCTGCGGGAGCTGCGGGCCACCCTCGGCGTCCTGCGCCAGGCCGACGAAGCGGCGCCCACGTCCCCCGCACCGGGACTCGCCCGCCTCCAGGACCTCGCGGACGCGGCCGAGCCCGCCGGACTCGCCGTGCGCATCGCGCGGACCGGCACCGAACGCCCGCTGCCCGCACCGGTCGACCTGGCCGCGTACCGCATCGTGCAGGAGTCCCTGACCAACGCCGCCCGGCACAGCGGCGCCGGCCACGTCGACGTCCACCTCGCCTACGGCGACGGGCAGTTGACCCTGACCGTCGAGGACGATGGACCGGGCACGGTACCCCGCGAGCAGAACACCGGCACCGGCATCGCCGGCATGACCGAACGGGCCCGGACCCTGGGCGGTGACCTGACCGCCGGACCACGCCCCGCGGGCGGATTCACCGTCCGCGCCAGACTGCCCTACCGCAGTACCGCCCAGCCGACACAGGGGAGCGACCGATGA
- a CDS encoding phosphotransferase family protein, whose amino-acid sequence MCHHDLGPNNTVFRDEMPAAFIDFDLAAPGSPLEDVGCLQVMIAGCRLRAPVSGWNGAPCSPGRAQ is encoded by the coding sequence GTGTGCCATCACGACCTGGGACCGAACAACACCGTCTTCCGGGACGAGATGCCGGCCGCCTTCATCGACTTCGACCTGGCCGCACCGGGGAGCCCGCTGGAGGACGTCGGGTGCCTTCAGGTGATGATCGCCGGCTGTCGCCTGCGCGCGCCGGTGAGCGGCTGGAACGGCGCACCCTGCTCACCGGGGCGGGCACAATGA
- a CDS encoding response regulator transcription factor has translation MDDILLVEDDEMIREAARLTLEARGFGVRTAGDGVRGLELFRERSPGVAVVDIMLPGLNGVSLASRIREESGVPVLLISARTDPVDVVMGLEAGADDYLTKPFDGPVLIARVRSLLRRAARAEASASPVPLRFGDLLFCPQTLNVRRDGRLLALTTTELKLLREFTSAVGTVLTRDVLLERVWDYAWCGDPRVVDIHIQRLRAKIGRDRIETVRGFGYKLRA, from the coding sequence ATGGACGACATCCTGCTGGTCGAGGATGACGAGATGATTCGTGAGGCGGCGCGGCTCACGTTGGAGGCGCGGGGGTTCGGGGTGCGTACGGCGGGTGACGGGGTGCGGGGGCTGGAGTTGTTCCGGGAGCGCAGTCCTGGTGTGGCGGTCGTCGACATCATGTTGCCGGGGCTGAACGGGGTCAGTCTGGCGAGCCGGATCCGGGAGGAGTCGGGGGTGCCGGTGCTGCTGATCTCGGCGCGGACGGACCCGGTGGACGTGGTGATGGGGCTGGAGGCGGGGGCGGACGACTATCTGACCAAGCCGTTCGACGGGCCGGTGCTGATCGCCCGGGTCCGTTCGCTGCTGCGCCGGGCGGCGCGGGCCGAGGCGTCCGCCAGCCCCGTCCCGCTGCGCTTCGGCGATCTCCTCTTCTGCCCGCAGACCCTGAACGTCCGCCGGGACGGCCGTCTCCTCGCCCTGACCACGACGGAGCTGAAGCTGCTGCGGGAGTTCACCTCGGCGGTCGGCACGGTCCTCACCCGGGACGTGCTCCTGGAGCGGGTGTGGGACTACGCCTGGTGCGGCGACCCCCGGGTGGTGGACATCCACATCCAGCGGCTGCGCGCGAAGATCGGCCGGGACCGGATCGAGACGGTACGGGGCTTCGGCTACAAGCTGCGCGCCTGA
- a CDS encoding ribonuclease domain-containing protein has translation MSSTEAVETPRVKRSLTSRLRAHARKAGITAMLLGVTAGGLGLSATAHAASTPSCETIPNQTCPAPGPSGDQLPARHSRPAGVTEEQWRGATTAADFWNVEGVSNAPGDRLHLVMRGQNGFPGRGWPSDTNPNARAWYHFETGSGRVPQRWYIVYGGVFQDREQRVQNLERSHHVWASDAAGSNDVYREYDIHAWAGDNHIRGRERIVRNVRNGHVYATFDHYGSFHYLGRW, from the coding sequence ATGTCCTCGACCGAGGCAGTGGAGACCCCGCGCGTCAAGCGCTCTCTGACGTCCCGGCTGCGCGCCCACGCCCGCAAGGCCGGGATCACGGCCATGCTGCTCGGCGTCACCGCCGGCGGACTCGGCCTGTCCGCCACCGCGCACGCCGCCTCGACGCCCAGCTGCGAGACCATCCCCAACCAGACGTGCCCGGCGCCGGGACCGAGCGGGGACCAGCTCCCGGCCCGCCACTCGCGGCCCGCCGGCGTCACCGAGGAGCAGTGGCGGGGCGCCACCACCGCGGCCGACTTCTGGAACGTCGAGGGCGTCAGCAACGCCCCCGGTGACCGCCTCCACCTCGTGATGCGCGGCCAGAACGGCTTCCCCGGGCGGGGCTGGCCCAGCGACACGAACCCGAACGCCCGCGCCTGGTACCACTTCGAGACCGGCAGCGGCCGGGTCCCGCAGCGCTGGTACATCGTCTACGGCGGCGTCTTCCAGGACCGCGAGCAGCGGGTGCAGAACCTGGAGCGGTCCCACCACGTCTGGGCGAGCGACGCGGCGGGCTCCAACGACGTCTACCGCGAGTACGACATCCACGCCTGGGCCGGCGACAACCACATCCGGGGCCGGGAGCGCATCGTCCGCAACGTCCGCAACGGCCACGTCTACGCGACGTTCGACCACTACGGCTCGTTCCACTACCTCGGGCGCTGGTAG
- a CDS encoding CASTOR/POLLUX-related putative ion channel has product MGRPQERTAVHQRLRYLFDRTLARSTATLLGWLALSCLAVVVPVSALLVWTDPAAPHSLSGRLTQVWRVSAETLRLGVATGAPTRMVLSVLLGLIALLCVSTVIGVVTTGLGDRLTELRRGRSRILEQGHTVVLGWSDQIFPLVAELIAARPVGTRHVITVLADHDPATMERALTHTVGSPPGVRLECRCGPPTDPDALALVAPGTARTVTVLPAEDTDGDLTVVRTLLALRTLLPAEHGPRVVAAVHDGRHLPAARLAAGPRGTVLETDRTTARLLLQSAGHPAMPSVLRDLLDFSGAEFHISDVPHAAGLPFDDVALRLETACAVGLLRADGTPLLTPAPDTVLTAGDRLVTVAHDDRPAALGDRRAPVDTAAIATPRPRTTPPARLLLLGWNRRAPLIVDLLHRTARPGATLDIVTTDDPRTDSEHPSPLRVTHRDADPAAPETFDTLDLAAYDGVIALGADHETHPERSDDRTLLSMLLLRAREERTRRVLPVVAEMRDHRSGRIAPRGRACDVVVRGELTALLMAQIVHHPELAAVFDEIFAVRGGALALRGADRYVLPGRDASFATVVAAALRRGECAIGYRAHTGSVLLCPGASRRRVWGAEDEVLVLTAGRAEPSVHDPRVPGMRPGRGAGDAPPSVPEAGVSP; this is encoded by the coding sequence GTGGGACGGCCACAGGAGCGGACGGCGGTGCACCAGCGGCTGCGGTACCTGTTCGACAGGACGCTGGCCCGCAGCACGGCGACCCTGCTCGGCTGGCTGGCCCTGAGCTGCCTCGCGGTCGTCGTCCCCGTCAGCGCGCTGCTGGTGTGGACGGACCCGGCGGCCCCGCACTCCCTGTCCGGCCGGCTCACCCAGGTGTGGCGGGTCAGCGCGGAGACGCTGCGCCTCGGCGTGGCGACCGGCGCCCCGACCCGCATGGTGCTGTCCGTGCTGCTCGGGCTGATCGCGCTGCTGTGCGTGTCCACGGTCATCGGCGTCGTCACCACCGGCCTCGGGGACCGGCTCACGGAGCTGCGCCGAGGCCGCTCACGCATCCTGGAACAGGGCCACACCGTGGTCCTCGGCTGGTCCGACCAGATCTTCCCCCTCGTCGCCGAACTGATCGCCGCCCGCCCCGTCGGCACCCGGCACGTCATCACCGTCCTCGCCGACCACGACCCCGCCACCATGGAGAGAGCCCTCACCCACACCGTCGGCTCCCCGCCCGGCGTCCGCCTGGAATGCCGCTGCGGACCACCCACCGACCCCGACGCCCTGGCCCTGGTCGCACCGGGCACGGCACGGACGGTGACCGTCCTGCCCGCCGAGGACACCGACGGCGACCTCACCGTCGTCCGGACCCTGCTGGCCCTGCGCACCCTGCTGCCCGCCGAGCACGGCCCGCGCGTGGTGGCCGCCGTGCACGACGGACGCCATCTGCCGGCCGCGCGCCTGGCCGCCGGGCCACGCGGCACCGTCCTGGAGACCGACCGGACCACCGCGCGCCTCCTCCTGCAGTCCGCCGGACACCCCGCGATGCCGTCCGTGCTGCGCGACCTCCTCGACTTCTCCGGCGCCGAGTTCCACATCAGCGACGTCCCCCACGCGGCGGGGCTGCCCTTCGACGACGTGGCGCTGCGCCTGGAGACGGCCTGCGCCGTCGGACTCCTGCGGGCGGACGGCACCCCGCTGCTCACCCCCGCGCCGGACACCGTCCTCACGGCCGGCGACCGGCTGGTGACCGTCGCCCACGACGACCGCCCCGCAGCCCTCGGCGACCGCCGCGCCCCGGTCGACACGGCGGCCATCGCCACACCCCGGCCCCGGACCACCCCTCCCGCCCGGCTCCTGCTCCTGGGCTGGAACCGCCGCGCACCCCTGATCGTGGACCTCCTGCACCGCACCGCGCGCCCCGGCGCCACCCTCGACATCGTCACCACCGACGACCCACGAACGGATAGCGAGCACCCCTCGCCGCTGCGCGTCACGCACCGCGACGCCGACCCGGCCGCCCCCGAGACCTTCGACACGCTCGACCTCGCCGCCTACGACGGCGTCATCGCCCTCGGCGCGGACCACGAGACCCACCCGGAGCGGTCCGACGACCGGACGCTGCTGAGCATGCTGCTCCTGCGGGCCCGGGAGGAGCGGACGCGGCGGGTGCTGCCCGTGGTGGCCGAGATGCGCGACCACCGCAGCGGACGCATCGCCCCGCGCGGCCGGGCCTGCGACGTCGTCGTCCGGGGCGAACTCACCGCCCTGCTGATGGCGCAGATCGTCCACCACCCCGAACTGGCCGCCGTGTTCGACGAGATCTTCGCCGTGCGCGGCGGGGCACTCGCGCTGCGCGGGGCCGACCGGTACGTGCTGCCCGGCCGGGACGCCTCCTTCGCGACGGTCGTCGCGGCGGCGCTGAGGCGGGGGGAGTGCGCGATCGGCTACCGCGCCCACACCGGGAGCGTCCTGCTGTGCCCGGGTGCGTCCCGGCGGCGGGTGTGGGGCGCCGAGGACGAGGTGCTGGTGCTGACCGCGGGGCGGGCCGAGCCCTCCGTCCACGACCCTCGGGTGCCCGGGATGCGACCCGGGCGCGGGGCGGGGGACGCGCCCCCGAGCGTGCCGGAGGCCGGTGTCTCCCCGTGA